In Paenibacillus guangzhouensis, a single window of DNA contains:
- a CDS encoding amino acid permease translates to MSQASDQQQLEDKKDLNRFGYAQELLRSMGGFSNFAISFSVISILTGAVSLYGHGLLYGGPGMMGFGWPLVALFVILVAASMAELASAIPTAGALYHWASLLGNKRWGWYTAWINLIGQIGIVAGIDYSVALFADPLLASVFGYTSNDTTILIVFAIILLSHGILNHVGIKLVAKFNDISAWYHILVVAVLVVSLAFFTNSGLKPLDYIFQVGQTFSDKPYAFAFLIGLLQAQWTFTGYDASAHTIEETINPRIRAPWGIFTSVAYSFVFGFIMLVFVTLSIQDAGAAANSSNAFIYVITEALGGTFGNILLWLVTLAMWFCGLSSITSFSRMMYAFSRDKGMPFSKQWAEISRKFRTPAKAIWLAVILSFILAAIDYVLKLINPDNTVGTIVFMTAISVVGLYVAYGIPMLLRLVAQAKGKFQPKHLGPWNLGRYGRLINVISLLWIIFISVLMVIPPNQNAGYALIGMFVLLILMDLLYYNKHFEGPQAALKTSMKDILQREKELEGKS, encoded by the coding sequence ATGAGTCAAGCCTCAGATCAACAACAACTCGAGGACAAGAAGGATTTGAATCGATTCGGTTATGCGCAAGAACTGCTGCGCAGTATGGGCGGGTTCTCGAACTTTGCGATTTCATTCTCGGTCATCTCTATTCTCACAGGAGCCGTCTCCTTATATGGACACGGATTGCTCTATGGCGGACCGGGGATGATGGGATTTGGATGGCCGCTTGTTGCGCTCTTCGTCATCTTAGTGGCAGCTTCCATGGCAGAACTCGCATCAGCCATTCCTACTGCGGGGGCATTGTACCACTGGGCGTCGCTGCTCGGCAACAAACGGTGGGGTTGGTATACGGCATGGATCAACTTGATCGGTCAGATCGGGATCGTAGCGGGAATCGATTATTCGGTTGCTCTGTTCGCTGACCCGCTGCTCGCTTCCGTCTTCGGCTATACATCGAATGATACGACAATCCTGATCGTCTTCGCGATCATTCTGCTCAGCCATGGCATTTTGAATCACGTGGGGATTAAGTTGGTCGCTAAATTCAATGACATCTCGGCCTGGTACCACATTCTCGTGGTGGCGGTCTTGGTCGTCAGTCTGGCCTTCTTCACCAATTCGGGACTGAAGCCGCTCGATTATATTTTTCAAGTCGGACAGACATTCTCGGATAAGCCTTATGCCTTCGCGTTTTTGATCGGACTTCTCCAAGCACAATGGACGTTCACGGGATATGATGCTTCCGCCCATACGATTGAAGAGACGATCAATCCGCGGATTCGCGCTCCGTGGGGCATTTTCACATCGGTTGCGTATTCCTTCGTCTTCGGATTTATTATGCTCGTCTTCGTTACGCTATCCATACAAGATGCGGGTGCGGCAGCCAACTCCAGCAACGCATTTATCTACGTAATTACGGAAGCGCTAGGCGGAACGTTCGGTAACATTCTCCTCTGGCTCGTGACCCTCGCGATGTGGTTCTGCGGCTTATCTTCGATTACCTCATTCTCACGCATGATGTACGCTTTCTCCCGTGACAAAGGGATGCCATTCAGCAAGCAATGGGCTGAAATTTCCCGTAAGTTCCGGACGCCTGCGAAGGCGATCTGGCTCGCGGTGATTCTATCTTTTATCCTCGCTGCGATTGACTATGTGCTGAAGCTCATTAATCCGGATAACACGGTAGGGACGATCGTATTCATGACAGCGATTAGCGTCGTAGGGCTTTATGTTGCGTATGGAATCCCGATGCTGCTGCGCCTCGTCGCCCAAGCGAAAGGGAAATTCCAGCCGAAACACCTTGGTCCATGGAACCTAGGCAGATACGGCCGTCTCATCAATGTCATCTCCTTGCTGTGGATCATCTTCATTAGTGTTTTGATGGTCATTCCGCCGAATCAAAACGCGGGATATGCGTTGATTGGCATGTTCGTCCTGCTGATTCTGATGGATTTGCTCTACTACAATAAGCACTTTGAAGGACCGCAAGCCGCGCTGAAGACGTCGATGAAGGATATTCTCCAGCGGGAGAAGGAACTCGAGGGGAAATCTTAA
- the eutC gene encoding ethanolamine ammonia-lyase subunit EutC — protein sequence MNDSSTLNWLVDQVMKALGQQTESVPDTPTSGDRSASPRHEEYPIADPVNAAPIHNIPEPKWAEGMEELLASTPARIGVWRTGTRPLTTTMLALRNAHAAAIDAVFSEVSPELLQEMNLFTVETHYENMETFLRRPDKGRLIHDRGVALIREKCVNRPQVQIVVADGLSANAIESNLRDVYPSLMNALEVYGLSCGTPFFVRGGRVGCMDHIGEILQPEVLVLLIGERPGLVSSESMSAYMCYRPHAGTVESDRTVISNIHRGGTPPIEAGAHMGTVLHKMLEQQASGIKLIM from the coding sequence ATGAACGATTCGAGCACGCTCAATTGGCTGGTCGATCAAGTGATGAAGGCGCTCGGCCAGCAGACGGAATCGGTTCCTGATACGCCAACCTCTGGTGATCGCTCTGCTTCGCCTCGCCATGAGGAATATCCGATCGCCGATCCGGTTAACGCTGCCCCGATTCATAACATTCCCGAACCCAAATGGGCGGAAGGGATGGAGGAATTGCTCGCGAGCACACCAGCGCGCATCGGCGTCTGGAGAACCGGAACCCGGCCGTTGACGACGACGATGCTGGCACTGCGTAATGCGCATGCGGCTGCGATCGACGCGGTATTCAGCGAAGTATCGCCAGAGCTCTTGCAAGAAATGAATTTGTTCACCGTGGAGACCCATTATGAGAATATGGAGACCTTCCTGCGCAGGCCGGATAAAGGACGCCTTATTCACGATCGAGGGGTTGCCCTCATTCGAGAGAAATGTGTGAACAGACCGCAAGTCCAAATCGTTGTGGCGGACGGCCTGAGTGCGAATGCAATCGAAAGTAATCTTCGTGACGTATACCCCTCCTTAATGAATGCGCTAGAGGTCTATGGGTTGTCCTGCGGTACACCGTTCTTCGTCCGAGGCGGGCGCGTAGGATGCATGGATCACATCGGTGAAATTCTACAGCCCGAGGTGCTCGTTCTGCTCATTGGCGAGCGTCCTGGACTCGTCTCCTCTGAATCGATGAGCGCCTATATGTGTTATCGCCCGCATGCCGGCACGGTCGAATCTGATCGTACGGTCATCTCGAATATCCACCGCGGCGGAACCCCTCCGATTGAAGCGGGAGCCCACATGGGCACCGTGCTGCACAAGATGCTGGAACAACAGGCCAGCGGCATCAAACTCATCATGTAG
- a CDS encoding sensor histidine kinase, giving the protein MSQPMQTQLQQLCRDHTDLLTGDVQILGMLAAQLPMLADLSQADLFIDCLSRDQLRAIVVAEAKPTTATSLYHGSVVGQFAYAQHEPAVMYCLQAGKAVTGSRGISQEQKEMQQNVVPIQNQQGESIGVLILERDITHEVQQEKNVAFLKEKTEQLGKTLLHLALQEDRTTGLMHEGMILFDQERRVTYANRSAEAWLERLGITEELDVSRWITSLLPREQQDMPNHMLTHEVMNGAYALEIKSMLFSEEGHPVGGMLLIRDLSELKEREKELVLKSAFIQEIHHRVKNNLQTIAGLLRLQVRRTEHEEVKQTYRDMIQRMNSIALIHDILAYKGLGQINLYEVIHRLCPMVIHSLTAPEQHIRCDLPSMQTLWIEPEQATTLALIMTELIQNSIKHGFGEAVHEDPLITITLRQTDDSITIAFIDNGAGVAEQERKTSITRETGGSHFGLNMVRTLVQGQLNGTFRLEITEQGTIAEMQFPRTNGRGESS; this is encoded by the coding sequence ATGTCCCAACCGATGCAGACACAGCTTCAACAGCTCTGCCGTGATCATACGGACCTTCTAACCGGAGATGTTCAAATCCTAGGCATGTTGGCGGCTCAGCTGCCGATGTTGGCCGATCTGTCACAGGCGGATCTGTTCATTGATTGTCTGTCGCGCGATCAGTTGCGTGCCATTGTCGTGGCTGAAGCGAAGCCGACAACGGCGACGAGTCTATACCACGGTTCGGTCGTTGGACAATTTGCTTATGCGCAGCATGAACCGGCCGTGATGTATTGCTTGCAAGCGGGCAAGGCTGTGACGGGATCACGCGGAATTTCGCAGGAGCAGAAGGAAATGCAGCAGAATGTCGTTCCGATTCAGAATCAACAGGGTGAGTCGATCGGCGTGTTGATTCTGGAGCGTGATATAACTCATGAAGTACAGCAGGAGAAGAATGTCGCTTTCCTTAAGGAGAAGACCGAACAGCTCGGGAAGACATTGCTGCACCTCGCCTTGCAGGAGGATCGAACCACCGGCTTGATGCACGAAGGGATGATCCTTTTTGATCAAGAGCGGCGTGTGACGTATGCGAATCGAAGCGCGGAAGCTTGGTTGGAGAGACTTGGCATCACTGAAGAGCTTGATGTCAGTCGATGGATTACCTCGCTGCTGCCGAGGGAGCAGCAGGACATGCCGAATCACATGCTGACCCATGAAGTCATGAACGGAGCGTATGCATTAGAGATCAAATCCATGTTGTTCAGCGAGGAGGGACATCCCGTTGGCGGCATGCTGCTAATCCGTGATTTATCGGAGCTGAAGGAGCGGGAGAAGGAGCTTGTCCTGAAGTCCGCTTTTATCCAAGAAATACATCATCGGGTCAAAAATAATCTTCAGACCATCGCGGGCTTGCTTCGGCTGCAAGTGAGGCGTACCGAGCATGAGGAAGTAAAGCAGACCTATCGTGACATGATCCAGCGGATGAACAGCATCGCGTTGATTCATGATATTTTGGCTTACAAAGGGCTGGGTCAGATCAATTTGTATGAAGTGATTCATCGGCTCTGCCCCATGGTTATCCATTCCTTGACGGCGCCTGAGCAGCATATTCGCTGTGATCTGCCATCGATGCAGACGTTGTGGATTGAGCCTGAACAGGCGACGACCCTGGCGCTGATCATGACGGAGTTGATTCAGAATAGTATCAAGCATGGATTCGGAGAGGCGGTGCACGAGGATCCCCTCATTACCATCACCCTTCGACAGACGGACGACTCGATCACGATTGCTTTTATCGATAATGGAGCGGGAGTGGCTGAGCAGGAACGCAAGACGAGCATCACACGAGAGACAGGCGGGTCGCACTTTGGTTTGAATATGGTACGGACACTGGTTCAAGGGCAATTGAACGGGACTTTTCGACTGGAGATAACGGAGCAAGGTACCATCGCAGAGATGCAATTTCCACGAACGAATGGAAGGGGAGAATCGTCATGA
- a CDS encoding universal stress protein — MYEHIIVPIDGSQHALLALQHAIRLAQNETSCSITLLHINPHLSINEVAIGVDLIALQEEEGRLILSDAEKLIAGSTIPYQAVCYTGDPAQLIVNKAKEESADLIVMGSRGLSLFSELFIGSVSHKVVQHAHCAVMIVK; from the coding sequence ATGTACGAACATATTATTGTCCCAATCGACGGATCGCAGCATGCCCTGCTCGCGCTGCAGCACGCGATACGTCTCGCGCAGAACGAAACGTCCTGTTCGATCACGCTATTGCATATCAATCCGCATCTTTCCATCAACGAAGTCGCCATTGGCGTTGATCTCATTGCGCTCCAAGAAGAAGAAGGTCGGCTCATCCTATCGGATGCGGAGAAGTTGATTGCAGGTTCAACGATTCCATACCAAGCGGTGTGCTACACGGGCGATCCTGCCCAATTGATTGTCAACAAAGCTAAAGAAGAGAGCGCCGATCTGATCGTAATGGGCAGCCGAGGACTTAGCTTGTTCTCCGAATTGTTCATCGGCAGCGTCAGTCATAAAGTCGTTCAACATGCGCATTGTGCCGTCATGATTGTTAAATAA
- a CDS encoding ANTAR domain-containing response regulator: protein MIHAAAFNKSTLIVDDDALIRLDLREMLTEYGYQVVGEARHGEEAIELASRLQPALILMDVKMPGQSGIQAAKRIHKMSAHWAQGSPAIMLLTAYSDMIYVEQAKEAGVIAYLVKPVTEERLIPAVEVACKQREQFLQVKQEVQALRQSLEDRKWIDRAKGRLMADCGLQEEHAYTWLREQSMRERVSMAGLAMQLVEASWQDITDGHHTPAAAGRDVP from the coding sequence ATGATTCATGCGGCCGCGTTCAACAAATCGACCTTGATCGTCGACGATGATGCGCTTATTCGATTGGATTTGCGGGAGATGCTTACGGAATACGGATACCAGGTCGTCGGAGAAGCGCGTCATGGTGAAGAAGCGATTGAGCTCGCGTCTCGACTACAGCCTGCCTTGATCCTGATGGACGTCAAAATGCCGGGCCAGAGCGGCATTCAAGCTGCGAAACGAATTCATAAGATGTCTGCGCACTGGGCACAGGGTTCCCCAGCCATCATGCTATTAACAGCCTATAGCGATATGATCTATGTCGAGCAAGCGAAGGAAGCAGGCGTCATCGCATATCTCGTCAAACCTGTGACGGAAGAGCGGTTGATCCCGGCGGTTGAAGTTGCCTGCAAGCAGCGGGAGCAGTTCTTGCAAGTGAAGCAGGAGGTGCAAGCGCTGAGACAGTCCTTGGAAGACCGGAAGTGGATCGATCGGGCAAAAGGCAGATTGATGGCAGATTGTGGTCTTCAGGAGGAACACGCTTATACTTGGCTTCGTGAGCAGAGTATGCGTGAACGTGTATCCATGGCGGGACTCGCGATGCAGCTGGTGGAAGCGTCATGGCAGGACATAACGGATGGGCATCATACTCCTGCTGCAGCAGGAAGGGACGTTCCATGA
- a CDS encoding MFS transporter: protein MISSNSQYQEIEKRAGILNQPIAVWAIVFASIISFMGLGLVDPILPAIAKQLHATPSQVSLLFTSYNLVTGIAMLITGFVSSRLGTKWTLVTGIFMIIIFAGLAGSSNAISSIVGFRGGWGLGNALFIATALSAIVGLSRSGTAKAIILYEAALGLGISVGPLLGGELGSISWRGPFFGVSGLMAIALIFILFMMPNVAKPKQAIPLSAPFKALTYPGLLTLGVTAFLYNFGMFTLMAYAPFVMELDEHGLGYVFFGWGLLLAITSVFVAPKFQKWLGTVKSISIVLTLFAATLIVMGIGADTPKVVIVAVIVSGIFLGINNTLITTAVMESAPIERSITSAAYSFVRFLGGAAAPFLAGKLAEWFNSRVPFYFGGAMVLIAVLFLIVRRRHLAGIDEAGSHH from the coding sequence ATGATTTCATCCAATTCACAGTACCAAGAAATTGAAAAGCGAGCAGGGATATTGAACCAACCGATTGCCGTATGGGCCATTGTTTTTGCCAGCATCATTTCTTTCATGGGTCTGGGTCTCGTCGATCCGATCCTACCTGCGATTGCTAAGCAATTGCACGCAACACCAAGTCAAGTGTCCCTCTTGTTCACGAGCTACAACTTGGTGACAGGGATCGCCATGCTGATTACAGGCTTCGTCTCCTCGAGACTTGGAACGAAGTGGACGCTGGTCACCGGGATCTTCATGATTATTATCTTCGCGGGACTGGCAGGTAGCTCCAACGCCATTAGCAGCATCGTCGGCTTCCGCGGCGGATGGGGTCTTGGTAATGCCTTGTTCATCGCGACCGCATTATCCGCAATCGTAGGATTGTCCAGATCGGGTACTGCCAAAGCGATTATTCTCTATGAAGCAGCACTGGGTCTCGGAATTTCCGTCGGCCCGCTCCTCGGTGGAGAGCTCGGCTCTATCTCTTGGCGCGGTCCTTTCTTCGGCGTAAGCGGCCTGATGGCGATTGCCTTGATCTTCATCTTGTTCATGATGCCGAATGTCGCCAAACCAAAACAGGCGATTCCGTTATCCGCACCGTTCAAAGCTCTTACGTATCCAGGACTGCTGACCCTCGGGGTTACGGCGTTCCTCTATAACTTCGGAATGTTCACCTTAATGGCTTATGCACCGTTCGTGATGGAGCTAGACGAACACGGCCTCGGTTATGTGTTCTTCGGATGGGGATTATTGCTCGCCATTACATCCGTCTTCGTCGCACCAAAATTCCAGAAATGGCTCGGCACGGTGAAATCCATCAGTATCGTATTAACCTTGTTCGCCGCAACCCTCATCGTAATGGGGATTGGCGCTGATACACCGAAGGTCGTCATTGTCGCAGTTATTGTTTCCGGTATTTTCCTAGGGATTAATAATACGTTGATCACGACAGCGGTCATGGAATCCGCACCGATCGAGCGTTCAATCACTTCGGCTGCATACAGCTTCGTACGGTTCTTAGGCGGTGCTGCTGCCCCATTTCTCGCTGGCAAATTAGCGGAATGGTTCAATAGCCGCGTGCCTTTCTATTTTGGCGGCGCCATGGTTCTAATCGCCGTTCTATTCTTAATCGTCAGACGCAGACACCTGGCCGGCATCGATGAAGCAGGCTCGCATCATTAA
- a CDS encoding ethanolamine ammonia-lyase subunit EutB: MKMTINLLGRTYQFASLKEIMAKANEEKSGDQLAGIAATDNSERMAAKAALADALLSDIRNEPLLPPEEDEVSRIIESQVNEKIYTEIRNWSVAELREYLLHPKTTQPEIIRISRGLTSEMIAAAAKLMTNLDLMQAASKIEVLTHCNYTIGQRGVLSGRAQPNHPTDDILGIKAALYEALSYGIGDAVIGINPVIDTTDSVREVMKMTKEVMQKWNIPTQNCVLAHVTTQMRAIRQGAPADMVFQSLAGTEAGNKAFGIHEQLLDEADDLIRRDGTAAGPNLWYFETGQGSELSAEAHFGIDQVTLEARCYGLARKYKPFLVNTVVGFIGPEYLYDNKQVVRAGLEDHFMGKMHLLPMGVDVCYTNHMKADQNDMDNLAVLLASAGVNYLIGVAMADDCMLNYQSTSFHDIATVRELFGKRPAPDFERWLEEMGLMQNGRLTPLAGDPTIFM, translated from the coding sequence ATGAAGATGACCATTAACTTGCTCGGCCGAACCTATCAATTCGCAAGCCTCAAAGAGATTATGGCTAAAGCCAATGAAGAGAAGTCAGGGGATCAACTTGCTGGCATTGCTGCTACGGATAATAGTGAACGGATGGCAGCGAAGGCGGCGCTCGCAGATGCATTACTCTCAGATATTCGCAATGAGCCCCTCCTTCCGCCAGAAGAGGATGAAGTCTCTCGCATTATCGAGTCGCAGGTGAACGAGAAGATCTATACGGAAATTCGCAATTGGTCGGTTGCGGAACTGCGCGAATATCTCTTGCACCCAAAGACAACGCAGCCGGAGATCATCCGCATCAGCCGCGGATTAACGAGTGAGATGATTGCCGCGGCAGCGAAGCTGATGACCAACCTGGATCTAATGCAGGCCGCATCGAAGATCGAAGTGCTGACGCACTGCAATTACACTATAGGACAGCGTGGTGTGCTGTCGGGTCGTGCGCAGCCAAATCACCCTACGGACGACATTCTTGGCATTAAGGCCGCGCTCTATGAAGCGCTTAGTTACGGAATCGGGGATGCGGTAATCGGGATTAACCCGGTCATCGATACGACGGACAGCGTTCGAGAAGTGATGAAGATGACCAAAGAAGTGATGCAGAAGTGGAATATTCCAACACAGAACTGCGTTCTTGCGCATGTCACTACGCAGATGCGTGCGATCAGGCAAGGGGCGCCTGCGGATATGGTATTCCAGAGCTTAGCGGGGACCGAGGCGGGCAATAAGGCCTTCGGCATTCACGAGCAGCTGCTTGATGAAGCCGACGACTTGATTCGTCGCGATGGGACGGCGGCGGGACCCAATCTATGGTATTTCGAGACGGGGCAAGGATCGGAGCTATCCGCCGAGGCGCATTTCGGCATTGATCAGGTGACGCTGGAGGCTAGATGCTATGGACTAGCGCGGAAGTATAAACCTTTCCTAGTGAACACGGTTGTCGGATTTATCGGCCCCGAGTATCTCTATGATAATAAGCAGGTTGTCCGGGCGGGGCTCGAGGATCATTTTATGGGCAAAATGCATCTGCTCCCGATGGGGGTTGATGTCTGCTATACGAATCATATGAAGGCAGACCAGAACGATATGGATAATCTCGCCGTACTGCTTGCTTCAGCAGGGGTGAATTATTTGATTGGCGTTGCGATGGCGGATGACTGTATGCTGAATTATCAGTCGACGAGCTTCCATGATATTGCGACCGTTCGCGAATTGTTCGGCAAACGCCCGGCGCCGGATTTCGAACGTTGGCTCGAAGAGATGGGTCTCATGCAGAACGGTCGATTAACCCCGCTCGCCGGCGATCCAACGATATTCATGTAA